The window GGGGATGAATATTGGATCTTGACCCCTAACTCCCGAACCAATTGCGGTTGTGGTCGGAATCGAACTGCCTTCCATTATTCGATATGATGATGCCTGGGACGCCAAATCTGCAGACTACTGACCTCTATAGAAACTGCGTGATATTGATCACCGTGATGGTTGCTAGGGTCTTAGCTTCGACCCACTTGGTGAAGTAATCCATAGCTACTACCAAAAATTTGACTCCCCCTTTGCACGGGGGAAGTGGCCAGACCAAGTCGATTCCCCACTAGGCAAAAGGCCAAGGCGACGTGAATGACGTTAACTTCTCCGAAGGACAATGGGGCATCCTGGCATACTCCTGGCACTTCCGACACTTCTGCGCATAGTCTTTGGTGTCCCGTAGGGCTTGAGGCCAGTAATAGCCCCTCTCATTGCCTTGCCGGCTAATGCTTGTCCTCCTGAGTGATTCTCATAGATTCCTTCATGTATTTCTGCTAACACATACTGCACTTCTTTCGGGGAGATGCACCTTAAAAGAGGCACCGAGTGACCCCGCTTGTATAGGACTCCCTCGATCATGGTGTAGTGTGCCGCTCTATTCTTGATCTTCCTTGCCTCCTGTCGGTCCTCGGGTACATCGGCAATTTCCAAATATCCGATTATGTCTCCTGCCCAATCTGGGGCTCCGGGCCGTATTTCCATTACCTCGATTCCCACAATAGGTACTTCCACAGTTCGAATGATTGTACTTTCTAGTAGGGGGAGTCCTCCTACCCGGACACGACGTGAGCCAACTTGTATGCCTTTTGATTTTCCATCCTTAGTACCTgctgaatttggaagtacttgAAATGGGGACGGCTCAGCCTCTACCAATGCTAGatgtttctttaatttctcaCTTTTTACAATGAACTCCCCTTGTACCTGATTCACCACTACCTGAGAATCGGCCCATACTTCGATCTCAGTGGCGCCTAGAGACCTGGCCACCAGTAATCCTAAAAGCAACAGTTCATACTCCGCCTCGTTATTCGTTGTTTCGCGGTGCATAGTAAATGTTGAACTCGCTCAACTCCACTATCCAATTCATAAGTCGGCTTGAGGCGTCCGATCGTTGCAACAACTTTTTAAAAGGGGTTTCCGTAAGGACCTGCACTGGGTGAGCTTGAAAGTATGGACGTAACTTGCGCATAGTTACTACCAGCGCAAAGGCCAGCTGCTCTATGTGGGGGTTTCTTGCTTCAGCCCCCCAATATTCCTGGCTGGTGTAGTAAATCGACCTTTAGaccccttcttcttcttgtacCAATGCCGAAAAAGAGGCCTGAGGGGAGACCACCAAATATAGGGTCAACGTTTCCCCACACCATGGTTGGCTGAAGAGGGGTGGATTCGTGAGGTATCCCTTGAGGGTTCGAATGCTTGGTTGCACTTGTCATCCCATGTCTTCACTTTCTGCAAAGTCTTTAAGGCATTTGTTGGTTGATCTTGATACGAACCTGTTGAGGGCGCTAGTTGCCCATCCAGCCTTTGTACTGCATTTATGTCTCGAGGTGGGGCCATGTTGAGGATGGCCTCCACCTTCTCAGGGTTGGCCTCAATACCACTTTCGGACACCATGAATCCTAAGAACTTCCCTAACCCGACACCAAAGGTGCATTTCATCGGATTCAGCTTCATTTGGTATTGTCGTAGTATAACAAAAGCCTCCCTTAAGTCGTCCAAGTTCTGTTCTAAGGTCCTAGTTTTGACCAATAAGTCATCCACGTAGACCTCCATATTGTTTCCTATGGCTCCTTGTGAACACATCCTGGTGCTTAATGAGAAGTTGCCGCATGGCGCTTCGAACTTCAGACGTCATTTCACTGCTAATTGTGACCTTGGCTTCTGGTCGATCTGGGTGAAGAGTAACAAGTTCCAATGGTCCAATTGGTTTTGCTTTCCGGCATTCTTGCTAATCTTGGACTTCGCTTATGACCTCTGTGCAATCTAGAGTTGGTGGCAAAGCGTTGTCATCCTCTATTGGATGCATTGCTCTACCATCAAGAGTGTGGCTTCCCCCCATTCCAACCTTTGCACTCCCCTGTGTTCGGCTCTCAGTCTGGTTTACTACAATGCCTTTGGTAGTTGCGGCAAGCTTCTAAGTTGCCTGGAATGGGTTATCTATGGTGCGCGAAGTACACGCAAGATCTATAATGATCCCATAGACAGCAccactgttaacgtcgtgttcCGCATGCGTTTTGAGCCAAGCTTTGACAACTCAGGTTTTTGGAAATGGGCTTGCAAAAGATGAAGAGTAGTGCAACTAGGAGAGGGCTACCTCAGGATCGGGGAATGTCCGAGCAAAATTAGTAAATGttcttgaaagtttgtaaataagtaaaccAATATAAGGATCAGAGAGCTTCTTCGTACCTGGATCTAGCTATTTATATCGTGGGTTGGGGGTTGCAAGTCGTCTTTGTCTCCATAAAGTCCATGCCTTTCTTTCTGTTTCTGTTGTGAGACCTTCTTTAATCTGGCGTGGTTTCTTGACTTTGAGTCTGGTCTATATGAGTCGTAGATGGTCTAATGTCGATGAATCAAGGGCCCTCTGCATTTTTCGTTGCGCTCTATGCAAGTCCCTGAGTTCTAAAGCAGCCGTAGACTGTTAGGCTAATCTGTCTCGTCAACTATTCAGCGCCTCTCCTTGGTAGGTGTTTTGCCCCTTGCGTGGGTTTAGGGGTCTTCGGGCCGGCCATGGGGCCGAGGCCCAGTGGGCTTTGAGAAGTGGGGAAAATCCCTTTCCTAATAGAAAACAGAAGATATATCTTTCATAAATCATGTATTGTTTGCAACTTTCATTCGTCAATTAATGGATCCCTGATTATAGGAggatttacaaataatataatgcTAGTAGcacttatttaataattaatgttgatctagatatatatatatatatatataacaattataagcATGGTCGGTCCAAATCAGCAcatgatgatgaaaattaaaatatatattattgtacaATTGAAGGATATTATTATAGGTTGTCAATTAAACGAGTTCCACGtgaaacctatatatatatatctgttcaTGATATATAAGTACGTATCATGAGCTGCTAATGATCATAATCtattacgtacgtacatacatacatatatatatatatatatattatatgtgtgtgtgtgtcatgtgtGTTTGCGTGCACATATTAAATAGTACGTGCTACATAATGTAAACCCATGCAATTGAAATATTTGCTTGGGTTACGagactatataatttttaattaattacccTCTTTATGAAGACATATTTGcttgattaatttttatataagatcgAGAGATTAGGGGTATGTGATTCGGTTGGACGTCGTCCCTGATCATGAGAAAAAAGGGACGAATTCCATGATGATCACTAGACTACAAGCGGTCATGGAAGATATAATTCATGTACGTGCTTGAACTATTATTTGCATGgttaaatgatatataattgtatGGACTAGACCATGCCtgtcacaaagaaattttatatgtaatattggAGAGCCTTAAAAGCAATAGTTGGCTTATATTCTGTATGTCTCAGGTCAAAGTTGTAATGTTCCGTTATGAATTAATGAAGTTTGTTCTaccttcaaaacaaaaaaatgatatataattgttatataatatgtaattaattaatgaggtTTAACCCAAATAGTAAGTAATTaagcaataattaataatatgcaagattaatattaattaatgtccatttcatttttaaacACGAGGAATAtccatatattattaatttaccatatttattctttttttttcattggtaTGTACGGACAGGTTCCTACCAACTCTACAtgagcgctctctctctctctctctctctcacttattgatcatcatatataatgtTTAAACACATACATGTACACACATATATGACCAATTAAAGAATTGTTATTTGACAATCATGcacatgaaaaatgatagagataaTATCGTACGTATTTGGTTTTCAAAACAACCTTAATTGGTATCATGTTGCCTTTTGAagaattttgtgataaaaataaataattctttcctccaaattaatattaattggacgttttaagtttataaattgaggacttataaatattaatttaaaagctAGAGATCAACTCGAGAAGTAAGAGATTTTCATATATATGGAAATAAACGTTATGAATATAATTAAGGAGCTAGTTAGttggtatatataaattaattaataagacagctaagggcatgtttggataatgagatgaaatgagaattctgtgaataatagtcaaatgatttgagttaagatattttatttagtttgagaaaaagatttgaataaaaatattataaagttaaaaacaaattaatataattttttatttttatattatttttattttgaaatttgaaaatgttttattattttttgtgttttgttttgaaaattaagaaaatgattagataattattagatgaaaatataacaaaattgaaaattgaaaaatgtttcatatttgagtgatatttaagaAGCAAATAtaagaagttttgagatgagatcaCTTTACAAACATGGCATAAGaagataaaaagaagaaaacatattGGAGTGAgttacgtttgggtagtgaagtATTCTAgggtattctgtgaataataataaaagaataatcataaaatattgaataatagtgaataataatgaaaagtatatgcaaaataatattaaaataataaatagtaataaaatattcacCTTATCCAAACTAGGCCTTAATCAATGATAATTaattgtgaaaattaagttCACAATTCCGAATATGGTGGCCGGAGCAGTCATCTTGCAGAAAATAAACATGACAAGGTTCCCACTTCCCATGATCCCGAGAGTGGCGatcatatatgtgtgtgtgtgtataatagCCAGATATCTGCTTGGTCTTATTTGCTTATCTCATCGAATCAcagaaacaatatatatatatatatatatatatatatatatatatatatataaaacaatattgtGATACGATCAACGTCCCAAATTGGTGATTTTTTCgtccttctatttttttattttatttgagatggCTATACTAGCTATATATCAACATCAATTAATatggatttaattttttaaattttgtttatggtCGCAAcacttatacatatatataatatgagtaatattagatcgATAAGGTCGTCATGTAGAAGTTCTtcacacttttttttgtttttttaaaaaatgaacatttttatGTGGATTTAAttaagatttatctattttctaaAAAGGAGACTTGCAATATATGCTATGACTGATGTagaaattatgaataaatatagataaaaattactattgGGAGTATCTATTTTACACACATGATATGGTATCATGTACATGTAGACCAAAAAGTCCTAAAAATTAAAGAACGGGGCTACGAAAATTGATACTATGTTTGAATTGCTGAAAACGTCAAGAAACgtcttatattaataatattggtaCAAATATCGCTGAGTACGTTACCCCCACCCACAAGATTTAGTCAAGTTActgcatgctatatatatatatatattattattctcgtaaaaattttataaaaataaatttataaaataatttgagatctattttataataaaaaatatttttacaatatttcgACGTATCATATCtacttttgtgaaattatttttagttaacgcatttcttttatatatatatatatatatattgaataggGCCTTTAATTTGGAGTTTCAAATGTGAAACAGCAACTGATACTTTGTGGTCTGACTCAATTATTAACCTTTTGTCCAAGAAACgataagattttaaattatagtatTTGTTGGACTCCCCcaccggaaaaaaaaaaaaaaaaaaaattcgcaAATGAGGTTTTGACTTGTGGAGTCTCATCGACGGTGGAGATAAAAGTATTGATTTATGTTCCTGcaggttcctttttttttttttttgatggcTTCCTGAAGGTTCCTAGAGACTCATTGAAGTCTGTATTTGAATATCTTGATCAAGTcaaggactctctctctctctctctctctctctctctctctctcattacgCGTCAAAAATGTCAACAGAATCCACTTGCCGCTTCTATTCTTCAGgttcatataattatttcctAATATATATTTGGCCCAATCTCGATACCCTCAACTGTACATATATGTACTGCTCAAACCAATAATTCAGAACCTTTCGTGGGTTCTCGATCCAAATCACGATTCCTACTTTCTCATCTCCCAAAAACCATTCTAGTTCATcttatacgtacatatatatatatatatatatatgtatgatgtaTATATCGTTCTGCCCATGTTTTCTTGTCAAGTTCTTTCAAGCTAGCTAGGAATTTAATTTTGGTGATTTCCCAGATCAGAGGGAACTTTTGGTTGGGATCATGGCGGGGGCAAGTGGAGGAAGATCTTTGGAAGAAACTCCAACTTGGGCTGTTGCAGTGgtctgttttattttggttttaataTCCATAATCATCGAGCACATCATCCATCTTATAGCAAAGGTATTGTAAATCTctcaaagaaattctcaatttgCGCTCAcgatcaactatatatatatatatatagagttctGAACTGAAATATTGGAAATTATTGCACCAATTTGCAGTGGTTGAAGAAGAAACATAAAAGGGCTTTATATGAGGCATTAGAAAAGATCAAATCAGGTACTACGAACGCCACGCACAGTTGATGATCTTTCCTTTTTAGACGATGATGATCTTAGACCTATGAAAGCAAGCTGTGAATACGAAGATtcgaattatatataaaaatctttcaatttttctgCTTAATTACTTTTTGGTTTTGCAGAGCTTATGTTATTGGGATTTATATCCTTGCTTCTCACAGTCGGCCAAAGCCCTATATCTAACATATGCATATCGAAGTCACTCGGAGCAACGTGGCATCCATGCAGTAAGAAGAAAGAAGCCGATTTGAACAAGGAGGAGGACGAGGAAGAGGATTCTGAATCCCATCGACGGAAGCTACTGATGTTGTCGGATTCTGGTGGAAGTTTCCGACGAATTTTGGCGTCGGCGTCGAATTCAGATAAATGTGCAGAAAAGGTGGGAAACACTACTTATAATATTCCGTCATTCATTTCAGCGCCTTCTAGGCTGAAAGAAAGTAGAAGAGCCAATGCATGACTAATTCCATCCGTTTAGACTCTAATTTCTTcttcgtttgtttttttgtgaatattcatGTTGAAATATGTTTTCTAAAAAAACGGCAACTACTGTCTTAATTCTCACTGCACATGATTCGACATAAACAAATAtctattataatgatttcaaagCTTACGTACGTAgaagatttgatttgaaaaacataaaacaaagcaaaatataattagaaaaacgTTTGGAATTTGATGAAACCGTGTAGAATAATGGGAACGCTTGCTTTTACAAGACAAACTTACAACCTACGGAATCAAATGTTTCCACGCGTTTGCATGCGTAGAAGTTGGGACTTGTGTCTTCATTTGTCTTGGGAgctggaggaggaggaggagtacTACTTTCTTTGATATTTAACgtccatattaattaatttgccaTATATGCTTATAATAATTTGCAGGATAAAGTCCCATTTGTATCCAAGGATGGTATCCATCAGCTACACATTTTTATCTTCGTGTTGGCTGTTTTCCATGTCCTCTACTGCGTCCTCACCCTAGCTTTGGGTAGAGCCAAGGTATTATATACACATACGATTCCTCcattaactctctctctctctctctctggctcgACAAAGCACTGGGAAATATTAATAAGGGCTGTTTGTTTCCAGATGAGACGTTGGAAGCACTGGGAAACTGAAACAAGAACAGTTGAATACCAGTTCTCACACGGTTAGCCCAAATTTCAATGAAGAAATAGCTACTTTTTGTGCTTGTAAACACCATTTGGTATTAATGTTGTATATGCGACGTACAGATCCAGAACGATTCAGGTTTGCAAGGGACACTTCTTTTGGGAGAAGGCACTTGAGCTTCTGGACCAAAACGCCTGCGCTCATGTGGATAGTAAGGAACTCTTTCtctcatgatcatgatcgatCTTCCATTAATGAACATTAACTATATGTATCCAATTAACCGGCAcaatgaattaatattattcagCTATGCTCGCGTGATATTGTCCATTTTTCATTAAATGGTATTTAAGATGAAGGACAAGATTTTCAATGACGGAGTAAAGGACACGATCGAAGTTGATCACTCAATTAGGAATTGAAAAAATTCCACTATTTAATGCATAGGTCCCACTTGCTTGTGATCACTTCCTGTACGCATCATGTTATGATGAATTGCCGCTATCGCTAACGGTCTTTGTACGCAGTTGATTAGAAAGCGACGTGGGCTTCCCACCAATTGATTCCCCTCTTCGTATGCATTGCATGCATTTGACTTTTAgtttgccttttttttctttttttggtaaagcattgatatttgttttatcaaatttatctttaaattttgaaaaaaattatatatttttgatatatctaaaatttccttttctataattctacattgaattaactattgaattcattaaattaataatataatattattatttttataataatatttttatgtttttttcatattttataattacattaatcatatgttaattaataatttaatttgattcttacattattattacaagacggttggagattaaacgtgaataaaaaagatcgttggaaattaaaagtgaataaaaaatagatttgatgggTGAATAATAgcccttcaaatttaaagaaacatatctatttactgtaactcaaaattttctatttgtCTCTTTAGCTaatttaatatagttttttttgatgaaatttattatattttacatttaattagAAACTAATATGAATGCTCTAATATATTCCTATCTTCAATTGACGAGTCTGTACGTCCTAATTGGCTATTTAAATTGCAGGTGTGTTTCTTCAGGCAGTTTGTTAGGTCGGTTCCTAAAGTTGATTACTTGACCTTGCGGCATGGATTTATCATGGTAATTAATTCCTAGCTGTCCAAATCTTGCTTGCAATTAAGCATTATCTATATTTGGTTATTTAATTGGGCCTGTGAAGGTCAAAGCTAGCTAGAGATCTCTCAAATTGTTGGGTTTGAATAGTAaagtattttcagatattttataaatattgaatattaataaaaaataaataaaaaataaaaataaaataataaataataggaaGATATTATAAGAATACTTCTAAATTATCAAactaaaaataaggaaaaaaagtgTAATTATTTGAGGATTAGCTAGCAATTTGCAGTgcaattcatttttcttctttgttccTAGATAATACTTCGCCTAGCTATGATGTTTCGAGTAATGTTTTGGCTCAGCCCTATGATTGATTGATGATCAGGAagatcatgactttttaatggTCTGCAGGCACATTTGGCACCTCAAAGTCATCAGAAGTTTGACttccaaaaatatatcaaaagatCTCTGGAAGAGGATTTCAAGGTGGTTGTGGGAATCAGGTATGCTTTCTGacccttaatttatttatataatattatctgaGAGATCGAGtcaattatatcatatatcagtCATTATCTGTTAAATCATGTACAGgtatattattaatcaattaattaattatggatgacttatttaattatttggttttttggttCTAAAATTTCAGCCCTCCCATCTGGTTCTTCGCGGTGATATTCTTACTATTCAACACTCACGGTAGGTAATTAAAGAACAATAAAAGTCCTAACTCCgatgtattatttttagaaaactgttacatataaaaaaaaattatatataattctcatACTTATTTATACTGGTTTTTAATATagtagttgatatttatttatttttaatattgcaGGCTGGAAATCTTATATATGGCTACCCTTTATCCCATTGATTGtaagcataaataaataaatatatatatatatatatataaatcctttTGATCACATGTCTGCTATAAAtgtaactagctagctagctgcattagcttttttttattcaacatgaATACATAAAGCTGCTCCTGCATGCAGATCATCTTATTGGTGGGGACAAAGCTACAAGTGATCATAACCAAAATGGCATTGAGAATCCAAGAGAGAGGAGAGGTTGTGAAGGGGGTGCCTGTGGTTCAGCCAGGTGACCACCTCTTCTGGTTCAATCGCCCTCATCTCCTTCTTTACCTCATTAACTTTGTTCTCTTCCAGGTACTTATTCTAACtcattttctatcttttcttttttcttttattaaaaacataaaatccaCTATATTATCGTTTATTACTTATATTAATTACCTCGATCTTTtgtgaccttttttttttttttttaatcttaattttccATTGCAGAATGCTTTCCAGCTTGCATTCTTCGCATGGGCTTGGGTAAGCTGCTaccacacaaacacacacacacacgcccTCCCTCGATCTATTGAGCACTGCAAATGTAACAGTTTTTAGCGTTTCAGTAGTACTGTACTATTATATATTTCCTTTATGCTGAGAAGCTCGATCctgtttttatgtttatttcttCAGTATGAATTCGGGTTGAAATCTTGTTTCCACGAGCATGTGGAGGATATCGTTATCAGAATCACAATGGGGTATGTCCCTAGCTAGATCTATCAATTAACTTCTCAGATTTCTAGCCTTGAATCAGTTTGATCGATCAAATATTGAAAGATTTACTGAATGTATGCATGGTTGC is drawn from Juglans regia cultivar Chandler chromosome 5, Walnut 2.0, whole genome shotgun sequence and contains these coding sequences:
- the LOC108983980 gene encoding MLO-like protein 6, whose amino-acid sequence is MAGASGGRSLEETPTWAVAVVCFILVLISIIIEHIIHLIAKWLKKKHKRALYEALEKIKSELMLLGFISLLLTVGQSPISNICISKSLGATWHPCSKKKEADLNKEEDEEEDSESHRRKLLMLSDSGGSFRRILASASNSDKCAEKDKVPFVSKDGIHQLHIFIFVLAVFHVLYCVLTLALGRAKMRRWKHWETETRTVEYQFSHDPERFRFARDTSFGRRHLSFWTKTPALMWIVCFFRQFVRSVPKVDYLTLRHGFIMAHLAPQSHQKFDFQKYIKRSLEEDFKVVVGISPPIWFFAVIFLLFNTHGWKSYIWLPFIPLIIILLVGTKLQVIITKMALRIQERGEVVKGVPVVQPGDHLFWFNRPHLLLYLINFVLFQNAFQLAFFAWAWYEFGLKSCFHEHVEDIVIRITMGVLVQILCSYVTLPLYALVTQMGSTMKPTIFNDRVAAALRNWHHTARKHIKQQKGSVTPMSSRPTTPSHHMSPVHLLRHYRSEMDSVHTSPRRSNFDIEKYWETDSPSPSHRHNRIAGEGSSSYHPGQQPDQINVEYDKDVNESSISFPQTDRMQHEINLDPPKDFSFDKRTSM